One genomic region from Pseudomonas sp. R5-89-07 encodes:
- a CDS encoding sigma-70 family RNA polymerase sigma factor: protein MIPQPPRRTGFFEHYEELIGTWTRRLRNRQQAEDLAHDTFVRVLESKPCEVEQPRAYLHQTARNIAVDAYRREDRREAMTLHAVDQRSPHSGDPEHYMHAIQLADSIERALAELPLNCRRIFVWQKIEGLTQQEIAERLGLSKNMVEKYMIRTLRHLRDRLDALAP from the coding sequence ATGATCCCGCAGCCGCCCCGCAGAACAGGCTTTTTCGAGCACTACGAAGAGTTGATCGGAACCTGGACGCGCCGCCTGAGAAACCGTCAGCAGGCCGAAGACCTGGCCCATGACACCTTTGTGCGGGTGCTTGAGTCCAAACCCTGCGAGGTTGAACAGCCGCGAGCCTATTTGCACCAGACAGCGCGCAATATCGCGGTTGACGCTTACCGCCGCGAGGACCGTCGTGAGGCCATGACGCTGCACGCCGTTGACCAGCGTTCGCCCCACAGCGGTGACCCTGAGCACTACATGCACGCGATCCAGTTGGCGGACTCGATCGAGCGGGCCCTGGCCGAGTTGCCGCTCAACTGCCGCAGGATCTTTGTCTGGCAGAAGATCGAGGGCCTTACCCAGCAGGAAATCGCCGAGCGCCTGGGACTGTCTAAAAACATGGTGGAAAAGTATATGATCCGCACCCTGCGGCACTTGCGCGACCGCCTGGACGCGCTGGCACCATGA
- a CDS encoding FecR family protein translates to MDTRARDEAAQWFVRLQDGELSAQESQRFEAWCAQRPEHQYELDVLQGLWGAADLLPKARLQALGDASIERPVRRAVLRYALAASVVAVALGLGLFLTLNPEKSYNAEFATRLGEHRQVVLPDGSLIDLNSRSVVTVHYEHGQRGVELKQGEAMFSVEHDPSRPFVVMAGAGHVTVTGTRFDVRRDDEQTRVAVEAGTVKVQGRVSDQVVTLTAGRGTHVDSQGQVAAAYAVNPAELTAWRSGKLIFNNATLSDVAREVSRYREQPLRVSTASVGNLRLTSVFKTGDTDALLKALPQILPVAVQTLPDGSQEIISR, encoded by the coding sequence ATGGATACCCGTGCCCGCGATGAGGCCGCGCAATGGTTCGTGCGCCTGCAGGATGGCGAGCTGAGTGCGCAAGAGAGCCAGCGTTTTGAAGCCTGGTGCGCACAGCGGCCTGAACATCAATATGAATTGGATGTGCTGCAAGGTCTGTGGGGCGCCGCGGACTTGCTGCCCAAGGCTCGGCTGCAGGCCCTCGGCGATGCGTCGATCGAGCGCCCTGTGCGCCGCGCCGTGCTGCGCTATGCGCTGGCTGCCAGTGTGGTCGCCGTTGCACTGGGTCTGGGATTGTTCCTTACGCTCAACCCGGAAAAATCGTACAACGCTGAGTTCGCTACGCGCCTGGGCGAGCATCGCCAGGTGGTTTTGCCCGATGGCTCGTTGATCGACCTCAATAGCCGCAGCGTGGTGACGGTGCACTACGAACATGGCCAGCGCGGTGTTGAGCTCAAGCAGGGCGAGGCGATGTTCAGTGTCGAGCATGATCCCAGCCGCCCCTTCGTGGTGATGGCCGGTGCAGGGCATGTGACGGTTACCGGTACGCGCTTCGATGTACGCCGGGACGACGAGCAGACCCGCGTCGCGGTCGAGGCCGGTACGGTGAAGGTGCAGGGGCGCGTGTCGGATCAAGTGGTGACACTGACTGCCGGGCGTGGCACCCATGTCGATAGCCAGGGCCAGGTGGCGGCGGCTTACGCGGTGAACCCGGCGGAACTGACGGCCTGGCGCAGCGGCAAGTTGATATTCAACAACGCCACATTGAGTGACGTGGCGCGGGAAGTGTCGCGCTACCGCGAACAGCCGCTGAGGGTCAGCACGGCATCGGTGGGTAACCTGCGCCTGACCAGCGTGTTCAAGACCGGTGATACCGACGCTCTGCTCAAGGCCCTGCCGCAGATCCTGCCGGTGGCCGTGCAGACGCTACCGGATGGCAGCCAAGAAATTATTTCACGCTGA
- a CDS encoding GlxA family transcriptional regulator — protein sequence MPRIIHVLAFDNAQVLDVTGPLQVFASANDLARQRGLPLPYAVNVIADQARPVMTSAGLALVADPLPVAEQPCDTLVIAGGWGVYGAAEDPTLVRWVREKSRHTRRMASVCTGAFLLAASGLLDGCRVATHWTRCEELARKFPALTVESNPIFIQQGALWTSAGVTAGIDLCLALVEEDLGRAVALEVARHLVVFLKRPGGQSQFSVTLSLQKSDSRFAELHAWIAENLTLDLSISTLAAQAGMSERSFVRHYRAETGQTPARAVELIRVESARRQLADSTAPIKRIAVHCGFGCEETLRRSFLRALSVTPQAYRERFSPA from the coding sequence ATGCCCAGAATCATTCATGTCCTCGCTTTCGATAATGCCCAAGTGCTCGACGTCACCGGGCCGCTGCAAGTGTTCGCTTCGGCCAATGACCTGGCCCGCCAGCGCGGGTTGCCCTTGCCCTATGCGGTGAATGTGATCGCTGACCAGGCCAGACCGGTAATGACGTCTGCCGGCCTGGCGCTGGTGGCCGACCCGCTGCCCGTCGCGGAGCAGCCGTGCGACACGCTGGTGATCGCTGGCGGCTGGGGCGTATACGGCGCCGCCGAAGACCCGACGCTGGTGCGCTGGGTGCGGGAAAAATCGCGGCACACCCGGCGCATGGCCTCGGTGTGTACCGGCGCTTTTCTGCTGGCCGCCAGTGGCCTGCTCGACGGTTGCCGCGTGGCCACCCACTGGACGCGCTGTGAAGAGCTGGCGCGCAAGTTTCCGGCATTGACGGTGGAGTCCAATCCGATCTTTATCCAGCAAGGCGCGCTGTGGACCTCGGCCGGTGTGACCGCTGGTATCGACCTGTGCCTGGCCCTGGTGGAGGAGGATCTGGGACGCGCCGTCGCCCTGGAAGTGGCGCGGCATCTGGTGGTATTTCTCAAGCGTCCCGGCGGGCAGTCGCAATTCAGCGTGACCTTGTCCCTGCAAAAGAGCGACAGCCGCTTTGCTGAATTACACGCCTGGATCGCCGAGAACCTCACGCTGGATCTGAGTATTTCCACCCTGGCCGCCCAGGCAGGGATGAGCGAGCGCAGCTTCGTGCGCCACTACCGTGCCGAAACCGGCCAGACCCCGGCGCGGGCCGTGGAGCTGATACGGGTCGAAAGCGCACGCCGGCAATTGGCAGACAGCACAGCCCCGATCAAGCGCATCGCCGTGCACTGCGGGTTTGGTTGTGAAGAAACCTTGCGCCGCAGTTTCCTGCGGGCCCTGTCGGTGACGCCCCAGGCCTACCGCGAACGGTTTTCACCGGCCTAG
- a CDS encoding undecaprenyl-phosphate glucose phosphotransferase → MREKSSVVSLFLTRAGFVEFFVVFVKLVHGLTAILPPLVLAIFLDPMAPEMRSHFLGLLLFFAVLTVILFQALGIYSEELFSNRLRLRANIVAWSSAFCILLFMYQILQVFPQLNPRNLVAWYFASLGLFCLERLVMLRLYRNLMRKGKFLQRTVILGFTDTAVHVADHLQRNGDIRSGLIGFIDDRTERIPKELSNLPLLGNTRDLEKLIRAEQVNQVMICLPWAAEQRIHGLVNRLRQMSVNVMLVPDMAALRYGHSRITDVGGILMFNTSQLPLRGWSPFIKRCEDLLLASLTLVVLSPVMLLTAIAIKLDSKGPVLFRQNRYGYNDNEIRVFKFRSMFTDQSDFTAERQTTREDPRITRVGRIIRKTSIDELPQLFNVLQGNMSMVGPRPHATATKAAGVPFEVAVSEYSSRHRVKPGITGWAQINGYRGETDTLYKIQKRVEYDLEYISKWSVWFDLYIVFMTVPAVLSTKEVY, encoded by the coding sequence ATGCGCGAGAAGTCATCAGTTGTCAGTTTGTTTCTGACCCGGGCCGGCTTTGTTGAGTTTTTTGTTGTTTTTGTCAAGTTGGTCCATGGGCTGACCGCCATCTTGCCACCGCTGGTCCTGGCGATTTTCCTCGACCCGATGGCGCCCGAGATGCGCTCGCACTTCCTGGGGCTGCTGCTGTTTTTCGCGGTGCTGACGGTTATTCTGTTCCAGGCCCTGGGCATCTATTCCGAAGAGCTGTTCAGCAACCGCCTGCGCCTGCGCGCCAACATCGTGGCCTGGTCGTCGGCGTTCTGCATCCTGCTGTTCATGTACCAGATCCTGCAGGTGTTCCCGCAATTGAACCCGCGCAATCTGGTGGCGTGGTACTTCGCCAGCCTGGGGCTGTTCTGCCTGGAGCGCCTGGTGATGCTGCGCCTGTACCGCAACCTGATGCGCAAGGGCAAATTCCTGCAACGTACGGTGATCCTGGGCTTCACCGACACCGCCGTGCATGTCGCCGACCACCTGCAACGCAATGGCGATATCCGCTCCGGTCTCATTGGCTTCATCGACGACCGCACCGAACGCATCCCCAAGGAACTGAGCAACCTGCCTCTGCTGGGCAATACCCGCGACCTGGAAAAGCTGATCCGCGCCGAGCAGGTCAACCAAGTGATGATCTGCCTGCCGTGGGCCGCCGAGCAGCGTATCCATGGGTTGGTCAATCGCCTGCGCCAGATGTCGGTGAACGTGATGCTGGTGCCGGACATGGCCGCCCTGCGTTACGGTCACAGCCGCATCACCGATGTGGGCGGCATCCTCATGTTCAACACCTCGCAGTTGCCGCTGCGCGGCTGGTCGCCCTTTATCAAACGCTGCGAAGACCTGCTGCTGGCCAGCCTCACCCTGGTGGTGCTGTCGCCGGTGATGCTGTTGACAGCCATTGCGATCAAGCTCGATTCCAAGGGGCCGGTGCTGTTTCGCCAGAACCGCTATGGCTACAACGATAATGAAATCCGCGTGTTCAAGTTCCGTTCGATGTTCACCGACCAGAGCGACTTCACCGCCGAACGCCAGACCACCCGCGAGGACCCGCGCATTACCCGCGTCGGGCGCATCATCCGCAAAACCAGCATCGACGAACTGCCGCAGTTGTTCAACGTACTGCAGGGCAACATGTCGATGGTCGGCCCACGCCCCCACGCCACGGCAACCAAGGCGGCGGGCGTTCCATTCGAAGTGGCAGTCAGCGAATACAGCTCACGGCACCGGGTCAAGCCCGGCATCACCGGTTGGGCGCAAATCAACGGCTACCGGGGCGAAACCGACACCCTGTACAAAATCCAGAAACGCGTCGAGTACGACCTGGAGTACATCTCCAAATGGTCGGTGTGGTTTGACTTGTACATCGTTTTCATGACGGTCCCGGCCGTCCTTTCCACCAAGGAAGTCTATTGA
- a CDS encoding SDR family oxidoreductase yields the protein MQLSLEQQVALVTGASSGIGAGAAKALAEAGAAVVLNYNSQAAPAQALAAQINANGGRAIAIGGDVSKEADVERLFAQSLDAFGHLDILVANSGLQKDASLVDMSLDDWNTVIGVNLTGQFLCARAAVRIFNRQGVREGVSRAAGKIIHMSSVHQLIPWAGHANYAASKGGVEMLMRTLAQEVSEQRIRINGIAPGAIRTAINRAATEGAAEKELLKLIPYGRVGDVQDVANAVVWLASDASDYVVGSTLFIDGGMSLYPEFRGNG from the coding sequence ATGCAGCTCTCGTTGGAACAACAAGTGGCCCTGGTCACCGGTGCCAGCTCCGGCATCGGCGCGGGTGCCGCCAAGGCGCTGGCCGAAGCCGGAGCGGCCGTGGTGCTTAACTATAATTCCCAGGCGGCACCGGCCCAAGCCCTCGCCGCGCAGATCAACGCCAACGGCGGGCGGGCGATTGCCATCGGTGGCGATGTGTCGAAGGAGGCCGACGTTGAACGCCTGTTCGCCCAGAGCCTCGATGCCTTCGGTCACCTGGATATCCTCGTCGCCAATTCCGGCCTGCAAAAAGACGCCAGTCTGGTGGACATGAGCCTCGACGACTGGAACACCGTGATCGGCGTCAACCTCACCGGCCAGTTTCTCTGCGCCCGCGCCGCCGTGCGTATTTTCAACCGTCAAGGCGTGCGCGAGGGCGTGTCCCGCGCTGCCGGCAAGATCATCCACATGAGCTCGGTGCACCAGTTGATTCCCTGGGCCGGGCATGCCAATTACGCAGCGTCCAAGGGCGGTGTGGAGATGCTGATGCGCACCCTCGCCCAGGAAGTCAGCGAGCAGCGCATTCGGATCAACGGGATTGCACCGGGGGCGATCCGTACCGCGATCAACCGCGCGGCCACCGAAGGCGCCGCGGAAAAAGAGCTGCTCAAGTTGATTCCCTATGGCCGGGTCGGCGATGTGCAAGACGTGGCGAACGCCGTGGTATGGCTGGCCAGCGACGCGTCCGACTATGTGGTCGGTAGCACGCTGTTCATCGATGGCGGCATGAGCCTTTATCCGGAGTTTCGTGGCAATGGTTGA
- the inhA gene encoding isonitrile hydratase, whose product MTLHIGFLLFPGIQQLDLTGPYDVLGSLPDVKLHLVWQDLAPVTSSTGLVFTPTITYADCPNLDVLCVPGGAGVGALMEDPATLDFLKAQAQTVRYMTSVCTGSLVLGAAGLLRGRKATTHWAYHDLLAPLGAIPVQARVVRDGNLFTGGGITAGIDFALTLAAELYSEAAAQLVQLQIEYAPAPPFDAGRPETAPEHVVEEASKRTAQSRKVRGEITARAAARLG is encoded by the coding sequence ATGACCTTGCACATCGGTTTCCTGCTATTTCCCGGCATCCAGCAACTGGACCTTACCGGCCCCTATGACGTGCTCGGTTCGCTGCCGGACGTGAAGCTGCACCTGGTGTGGCAAGACCTGGCGCCGGTCACCTCCAGCACCGGCCTGGTATTCACGCCGACCATCACCTATGCCGACTGCCCGAACCTGGATGTGCTGTGCGTGCCCGGCGGTGCCGGTGTCGGCGCGTTGATGGAGGACCCGGCCACGTTGGACTTTCTCAAGGCCCAGGCGCAAACCGTGCGCTACATGACCTCGGTGTGCACCGGTTCGCTGGTGTTGGGCGCGGCGGGTTTGCTGCGCGGTCGCAAGGCCACCACACACTGGGCCTACCACGACCTGCTCGCGCCGTTGGGCGCGATCCCGGTGCAAGCGCGCGTGGTGCGCGACGGCAACCTGTTTACCGGCGGCGGTATCACGGCGGGTATCGACTTTGCGTTGACCCTGGCGGCGGAGTTGTATAGCGAAGCGGCGGCGCAACTGGTGCAGTTGCAAATCGAATATGCACCGGCGCCGCCCTTCGATGCGGGCCGGCCAGAGACAGCGCCGGAGCATGTGGTGGAGGAAGCCAGCAAGCGTACGGCGCAATCGCGCAAGGTGCGTGGAGAGATCACCGCACGGGCGGCTGCGCGATTGGGTTGA
- a CDS encoding glycoside hydrolase family 15 protein, with product MVDLKNEPQSPIHAHGIIGDMRSAALVNDQGSIDFFCWPEFDSPSIFCALLDTPEAGTFQLTPDLPNARREQIYLPDTNVLQTRWLSDTAVVEITDLLAVSEEVDDLPLLIRRVRVVSGRATFHLRCAVRHDYARAKTHAKACDAGVLFSADGQPGLRLVSSHPLTLDEDAALARFTLAQDEGAEFVLGGQDDPRVTNACTDLYLQRTLKFWRSWIGQSNYRGRWRETVNRSALALKLLTSRKQGAIIAAATFGLPESPGGERNWDYRYTWIRDASFTVYAFMRLGFVEEANAYMRWLKGRVSECCGQPTKINILYGIDGRQELPETTLEHLSGHGGAQPMRVGNEAFSQVQLDIYGELMDAVYLVNKYGEAISHEGWKHTVEVVDQVCEIWDHEDVGIWEMRGEQHHFLHSRLMCWVALDRAIRLASKRSLPAPFARWDQTRQAIYADIWSNFWNEERGHFVQHIGSTALDGSMLLMPLVRFVAATDPRWLSTLEAIEKSLVRDGMVYRYRNDDSRIDGLSGTEGAFTACSFWYVECLARAGQVEKAHLEFEQLLRYANPLGLYAEEFDSQARHLGNTPQALSHLALISAATFLDRKLSGSKTVWQP from the coding sequence ATGGTTGATCTGAAGAACGAGCCACAAAGCCCCATTCATGCTCACGGCATCATCGGCGACATGCGCAGCGCGGCGCTGGTGAACGACCAGGGCAGCATCGATTTTTTCTGCTGGCCGGAATTCGACAGCCCGTCGATTTTCTGCGCGTTGCTCGATACCCCTGAAGCGGGCACGTTCCAGCTCACGCCAGACCTGCCCAATGCACGCCGCGAGCAGATCTACCTGCCCGACACCAATGTGTTGCAAACCCGCTGGCTCAGCGATACGGCGGTAGTGGAAATCACCGATTTGCTGGCCGTCAGCGAAGAGGTCGACGATCTGCCACTATTGATACGCCGCGTGCGGGTGGTCAGCGGCAGGGCGACCTTCCACCTGCGCTGCGCCGTGCGCCATGACTACGCCCGCGCCAAGACCCACGCCAAAGCCTGCGATGCCGGCGTGTTGTTCAGCGCGGACGGTCAGCCTGGGCTGCGCCTGGTCAGCAGCCACCCGCTCACGCTGGACGAAGATGCGGCACTGGCGCGCTTCACCCTGGCCCAGGACGAAGGCGCCGAATTCGTCCTCGGCGGCCAGGACGACCCACGGGTGACCAATGCCTGTACTGACCTCTACCTGCAACGCACCTTGAAGTTCTGGCGCAGCTGGATCGGCCAATCGAACTACCGCGGGCGCTGGCGCGAAACGGTCAACCGCTCGGCCTTGGCACTGAAGCTGCTGACCTCACGCAAACAGGGCGCAATCATCGCCGCCGCCACCTTCGGCCTGCCGGAAAGCCCTGGCGGCGAACGCAACTGGGACTACCGCTACACCTGGATCCGCGACGCCTCGTTTACCGTCTACGCGTTCATGCGCCTGGGTTTTGTCGAGGAAGCCAATGCCTACATGCGCTGGCTCAAAGGTCGGGTCAGCGAGTGCTGCGGCCAGCCCACCAAGATCAACATCCTGTACGGCATCGACGGCCGCCAGGAACTGCCCGAGACCACACTGGAGCATTTGAGCGGCCATGGTGGCGCCCAGCCGATGCGCGTGGGCAACGAAGCGTTCAGCCAGGTTCAGCTGGATATCTACGGCGAACTGATGGACGCGGTCTACCTCGTCAATAAATACGGCGAAGCCATTTCCCACGAAGGCTGGAAACATACCGTGGAGGTGGTCGACCAGGTCTGCGAAATCTGGGACCACGAAGACGTCGGCATCTGGGAGATGCGCGGTGAGCAGCATCACTTCCTGCACTCGCGCCTGATGTGCTGGGTCGCCCTGGACCGCGCCATCCGCCTGGCCTCCAAGCGTTCGCTACCGGCGCCGTTCGCGCGCTGGGACCAGACCCGCCAGGCCATCTATGCCGACATCTGGAGCAACTTCTGGAACGAAGAACGCGGGCATTTTGTGCAGCACATCGGCAGCACCGCCCTCGACGGCTCAATGCTGCTGATGCCGCTGGTGCGTTTCGTTGCCGCCACTGACCCGCGCTGGCTGTCGACACTGGAGGCCATCGAAAAAAGCCTGGTACGCGACGGCATGGTCTACCGTTACCGCAACGACGACAGCCGCATCGATGGGCTGTCAGGCACCGAAGGCGCGTTTACCGCGTGTTCGTTCTGGTACGTCGAATGCCTGGCCCGCGCCGGCCAAGTGGAGAAGGCCCACCTGGAGTTCGAACAACTGCTGCGCTACGCCAACCCGTTGGGGCTGTATGCCGAAGAGTTCGACAGCCAGGCCCGGCACCTGGGCAACACGCCCCAGGCCCTGAGCCATTTGGCGTTGATCAGTGCGGCGACGTTTCTGGACCGTAAGCTCAGCGGTTCGAAAACGGTGTGGCAGCCTTGA
- a CDS encoding alpha/beta fold hydrolase — MTALAPLLYVRTSMLDIAYETHGPVEGAPVILLHGFPYDPRAYDEIAPVLAERGYRVLVPYLRGYGPTRFINEQVMRSGQQAALGKDLLDFMDALSIPCATLAGYDWGGRAACIVAALWPERVRGLVTADGYNIQDIAQSLKPRAPATEHRLWYQYYFHTQRGVDGLTANRRELCELLWSLWSPTWARGPQLYGQTAPSFDNPDFVEVVIHSYRHRFRYASGDPALEFIEQALALQPPICVPSISLCGAEDGVGPPPEEDDDVERFSAFYRRQVLPGVGHNIPQEAPQATLAALLELLGR; from the coding sequence ATGACCGCCCTCGCCCCCCTGCTCTACGTGCGCACCTCCATGCTCGATATCGCCTACGAAACCCACGGCCCGGTCGAGGGTGCGCCGGTGATCCTGCTGCACGGCTTCCCCTATGACCCCCGCGCGTACGATGAAATCGCGCCGGTCCTGGCCGAGCGCGGCTATCGCGTGCTGGTGCCCTACCTGCGCGGTTATGGCCCGACGCGGTTTATCAACGAGCAGGTCATGCGTTCCGGTCAGCAGGCCGCGCTGGGCAAGGACTTGCTGGACTTCATGGATGCGCTGTCGATCCCCTGCGCCACACTGGCCGGTTATGACTGGGGTGGGCGCGCCGCGTGTATCGTTGCGGCGCTGTGGCCGGAACGGGTGCGCGGGCTGGTGACGGCAGATGGCTACAACATCCAGGACATCGCCCAGTCCCTCAAGCCGCGAGCACCTGCGACCGAACACCGCTTGTGGTACCAGTATTACTTTCACACCCAGCGCGGCGTGGATGGCCTGACCGCCAATCGTCGGGAGCTGTGCGAGCTGTTGTGGTCGCTGTGGTCACCGACCTGGGCGCGCGGGCCGCAGCTGTATGGGCAAACCGCGCCGTCGTTCGATAACCCGGATTTTGTCGAGGTGGTGATCCACTCCTACCGCCATCGCTTCAGGTATGCCTCGGGGGATCCCGCGCTGGAATTTATCGAGCAGGCATTGGCGCTGCAACCACCGATTTGCGTGCCGAGCATTTCGCTGTGCGGGGCCGAAGACGGTGTAGGGCCGCCACCGGAAGAGGACGACGATGTCGAGCGTTTCAGCGCTTTTTATCGGCGGCAGGTGTTGCCTGGCGTAGGCCATAATATTCCTCAGGAAGCGCCGCAGGCCACCCTCGCAGCGCTGCTGGAATTGCTAGGCCGGTGA
- a CDS encoding TonB-dependent receptor: MKKLAIDNDKISRWAPLALVIAVSTALPAAYAGEGIHIRAQPLGAALSQLGQQTSLQVFFSPDMVAGKQAPSVDGDLAPEQALRQLLQGSGLDYQIDAGSVTLRPVSNGTGEAGSPLELGVTDIKVVGDWLGDANAEVVQNHPGARTVIRREAMVEQGAMNVGDVLRRVPGVQVQEANGTGGSDISLNVGVRGLTSRLSPRSTVLIDGVPAAFAPYGQPQLSMAPISAGNLESIDVVRGAGSVRYGPQNVGGVINFVTRAIPQTFSGDVGTTLQTSAHGGWKHVENAFIGGTADNGIGAALLYSGVNGNGYRNSNNSNDIDDVIFKTHWAPTDQDDFSLNFHYYDASADMPGGLTQQQFDANPYQSVRDWDNFSGRRKDVSFKYIRQIDDRTQAEVLTYYSDSFRGSNIANRDLKTLSSYPRTYYTFGIEPRVSHVFDIGPSTQEVSVGYRYLKEGMHEQATSLNLVNNVPTPGGQSDGHVYQDRTGGTEANAFYIDNKIDIGKWTITPGIRFEDIRTEWHDRPVVGLNGKRTEEKRREIHNNEPLPALSVMYHLSDAWKLFANYETSFGSLQYFQLGQGGTGNQTANGLNPEKAKTYEIGTRYNDSVWGGEVTLFYIDFSDELQYVSNDVGWTNLGATKHAGLEASAHYDLSYLDPRLDGLTANAGFTYTKATSEGDVPFKGRDLPLYSREVATLGLRYDVNRWTHNLDVYAQSGQRAPGTGTTYLTQGTADGQFGDIPGYVSVNVRSGYDFGAQLSNLKLGVGVKNLFDQQHYTRSSDNNAGLYLGEPHTFFVQASVGF, from the coding sequence GTGAAAAAACTCGCCATCGATAACGATAAAATTTCCCGCTGGGCACCCCTGGCCCTGGTCATTGCGGTCAGCACCGCACTGCCTGCCGCCTATGCTGGCGAAGGCATTCATATTCGCGCCCAACCCCTGGGCGCAGCGCTGAGCCAACTGGGGCAGCAAACGTCCCTGCAGGTATTCTTCAGCCCCGATATGGTCGCGGGCAAGCAAGCGCCCTCGGTGGACGGCGACCTCGCGCCCGAGCAAGCCCTGCGCCAATTGCTGCAGGGCAGCGGGCTCGATTATCAGATCGACGCCGGCTCTGTGACCCTGCGCCCGGTGAGCAACGGCACCGGGGAGGCTGGCTCGCCCCTCGAACTGGGGGTGACCGATATCAAGGTCGTCGGCGACTGGCTCGGCGATGCCAATGCCGAAGTGGTGCAGAACCATCCTGGCGCGCGTACCGTGATCCGCCGCGAAGCCATGGTCGAGCAGGGCGCGATGAATGTGGGTGACGTGTTGCGCCGTGTTCCCGGCGTGCAGGTGCAGGAAGCCAACGGCACCGGTGGCAGCGATATTTCCCTCAACGTCGGTGTACGCGGCCTGACGTCGCGCCTGTCACCACGCTCCACCGTGCTGATTGATGGCGTACCGGCCGCGTTCGCCCCGTACGGCCAGCCACAACTGTCGATGGCGCCGATTTCCGCCGGTAACCTGGAGAGCATCGACGTCGTACGCGGTGCGGGTTCGGTGCGTTATGGGCCGCAAAACGTTGGCGGTGTGATCAACTTCGTGACCCGTGCAATCCCGCAAACATTTTCCGGTGACGTCGGCACCACGCTGCAGACGTCCGCCCACGGCGGCTGGAAGCACGTCGAGAACGCCTTTATCGGTGGCACCGCCGACAACGGCATCGGCGCCGCGCTGCTGTATTCCGGGGTCAATGGCAACGGTTATCGCAACAGCAACAATTCCAATGACATTGACGACGTCATCTTCAAGACTCACTGGGCACCGACCGATCAAGATGACTTCTCGCTGAACTTCCACTACTACGACGCCAGCGCCGACATGCCCGGCGGCCTTACACAGCAACAGTTCGACGCCAACCCCTACCAGTCGGTGCGCGACTGGGACAATTTCAGCGGCCGCCGCAAGGACGTGTCCTTCAAGTACATTCGGCAGATCGACGACCGTACCCAGGCCGAAGTGCTGACGTACTACTCCGACAGTTTCCGTGGCAGCAACATCGCCAATCGTGACCTGAAAACCCTCAGTTCCTACCCGCGCACCTATTACACCTTCGGCATCGAGCCACGGGTGTCCCATGTGTTCGACATCGGCCCGAGCACTCAGGAAGTCAGCGTGGGTTATCGCTATCTGAAGGAAGGCATGCACGAACAGGCCACCAGCCTGAACTTGGTCAATAACGTGCCGACGCCGGGCGGGCAGAGCGATGGTCACGTCTATCAGGACCGCACGGGTGGTACCGAGGCCAACGCGTTCTACATCGATAACAAGATCGATATCGGAAAGTGGACCATCACCCCGGGCATCCGCTTCGAAGATATCCGCACCGAATGGCATGATCGCCCGGTCGTGGGCCTCAATGGCAAGCGCACCGAGGAAAAACGCCGCGAGATCCATAACAACGAACCGCTGCCGGCCCTGAGCGTGATGTACCACCTGTCCGATGCGTGGAAGTTGTTCGCCAATTACGAAACCTCGTTCGGTAGCCTGCAGTATTTCCAGCTGGGGCAGGGCGGCACCGGCAACCAGACCGCCAACGGCCTGAATCCGGAAAAAGCCAAGACCTACGAGATTGGCACACGCTACAACGACAGCGTCTGGGGCGGCGAAGTGACGTTGTTCTACATCGACTTCTCGGATGAACTGCAGTATGTCAGCAACGACGTGGGCTGGACTAACCTCGGCGCCACCAAACACGCGGGTCTCGAGGCGTCGGCCCACTACGACCTGTCCTACCTCGACCCACGCCTGGACGGCCTCACCGCCAACGCCGGTTTCACCTACACCAAAGCCACCTCTGAAGGCGATGTGCCCTTCAAGGGCCGCGACCTGCCCCTGTATTCGCGCGAAGTGGCGACCCTGGGCCTGCGCTACGACGTCAATCGCTGGACCCATAACCTGGATGTCTACGCCCAGTCCGGCCAGCGTGCGCCGGGTACTGGCACTACTTACCTCACACAAGGAACCGCCGATGGCCAGTTCGGTGATATCCCAGGTTATGTGTCGGTCAACGTGCGCAGTGGCTATGACTTCGGTGCGCAATTGTCGAATCTCAAACTGGGCGTTGGCGTGAAAAACCTTTTCGACCAACAGCATTACACCCGCTCCAGCGACAACAATGCCGGGTTGTATCTGGGCGAACCGCATACCTTCTTCGTACAGGCCAGCGTCGGGTTCTGA